The segment GACCCGACGCGGAGCAGATACCGGGAATGCGCGCGGGAACCAGTGCAACCCCGGATGTCTCCGCAAGGCGGAGACACGCCGTGGGACGGCCGTACGGAGGCCGCCAAGAAAGCGTCCGCTCCGTGCCAGCGGAGACGCTTCGTATAACGGCAGCCGAGCGGATACCGTCACTCTGATCCCGATGTGATGATCTTGGTGTGGCTGGTGCGATGACGGTGTCGGAGCCGTCCTGGACAGCCCCGCTCTCCGGGCAGAGCCCACGTGCCTTCGGGAAGCTGGAGACGGAGTGAGGGGCAGGGTGCGGACGTGGTCCGCAGCGGACGGCCCTGGAGCCTTCCGCTAGAGAACCAGGCACTGCTGGTCGCGGGTACTGGCGAACGAACCTGACCATGCGGCAGTTCGCGCCGCTGTTCCGGTCTGGATGCGGCTGCGTCCCGGTGATATCTGTTGAGATCGCCAAGCGCAGCAAGGGGGATGGTGTGACGAGCCAGCATGACGGTCAGCCGGGGGGCAAAGAGCGGCGGGCACTGACAGTGCTGCCGCCTAGGCTCAGCATGCCGAGGATGGCGACGCCGAAGCAGACGGTCACTCTCCTGTACGACCCCGGCGAATTTGAGGAGTTCGTGAAGGAATGGGTGCCGACGCAGGGGGCGAAGTACGACCTCATTGAGCGGCAAGGTGGCGCGGGGGACCATGGCATCGACGTGGCAGGCTTCCTGACGCAGGCGAAGCTGGAGGGGGAATGGCACAACTACCAGTGCAAGCAGTACAAACGGGATCTGTCCTGGACCACTGCGGCCCAGGAGATGCGGAAGATGTTCGTGGCCGCCGCGGCCGGTCATTTCACCATCCCCAGCCGCTACGTCTTCGTTGCTCTCACATTCGCTGCCAGCCTGAAGCGCCTCATCTCGAAGCCGTCCGAGTGCCGGGCAAAGTTCCTGGAGGAACTGTCCACGACCAGGGACAAGCTCGTGACCAAGCTCGATGATGACGAGCGCCGCAAGGTGGAGGAGCTGGCGGAAGGCACCGACTTCGGCATGTTCTCGTGCATCGACCTTGATCAGGTGCTCGAAGAGCACATGACCACGCCGCACTGGCTCGCGCGTTTCCCGCACGTTCCGCCGGCGAACGGGCCGATCAAGCTGACTCCTCCCGAGCGGCCCCGGCACGACGAGGCACGGTACGTGCAGCGCCTCGTCGATGTCTATCGTGAGCGGTTTCCCGACAAGATCAACACCCTGGAGCAGGTCGAGGACGTGGCCGAGGCCAAGGGGCACCTCCTGCGACAGCGGGTGGCTTTCTTCGCCGCCGAGTCCGTGCGCGTGTTCGCGCGGGACTCGACCACGCCGGAATACTTTGACCAGGTCAAAGAAGATGTCTACACAATTGTCGTGGAGGAGTCGGAGCGGTCTCACCCCAACGGCTGGGAACGCCACGCAGCCGTCATGATCTGCGCGGGAACCGTGGAAGTAACCGAGACGATCCTCAAGCCCTACGTGGGGCCGCAGGTCCGCAAGGGGGTATGCCACCACCTGGCGAACGACAACCACCTTATCTGGTGTCGGGAGGGAGAACAGTGACCCCGCTCAACAGCTCACTCGAGGTGGGCGTGCGCGCTCTTGTCCTCCTGGCCGAGAGCCACCCCCAGCCCCTCGACCTCACCCAGCTCGCCGCGCTGGACTACCTCGTACTCCACAGCGGCGAGTTCGACGGCCCGCACAGCCTCCACCCTGACCTGCCGGCCCAGGAAGGCGAACTCGGCAGGAAGCGAGAACTCCTCGAACAAGGTCTTCTCGTGCTGATCCGGGCCGGGCTGGCCGACCTCGTCAGCAGCGACGACGGCCTCATGTACGCGGCCACGGAAAACGGCCCCACCTTCATCGAAGTGCTGGAAGCCCCCTACGTCGCATCTCTGCGCGAACGCGCCGAGTGGGCCCTCCACCACTGCGCCTCCCCGGCGCACGCCCGCAGCGTGACCCACCAGATCATCAACCGCGCCGCAACAGGCTCCGCATCCGAAGGGGCTGGCCATGGCTGACCTGCGTCTGACACACCTCACCTACGCCTCCTCGACCAAGCCGCTCGCCACAGTGGACTTCGCCCCGTCCCTCACTGTCGTCTACGGCGCCTCGGACACCGGCAAATCGTTCGTCGCGGAGTCCATCGAGTACATGCTCGGCGGCAGCAAGCTCGACCCCGTCTCCGAAGCCGAGGGATACAGCCAGATCCTCCTCGGCCTCAAACTCGACGACGGGACCCCGCTCACCCTGCTGCGTGTCCCGGACAGCAACACCATCCACGTGTACTGGGCCGACCTGCGGGAACAGGTGACCCGCCCCTCCGACTTC is part of the Streptomyces platensis genome and harbors:
- a CDS encoding ABC-three component system protein, which produces MRQFAPLFRSGCGCVPVISVEIAKRSKGDGVTSQHDGQPGGKERRALTVLPPRLSMPRMATPKQTVTLLYDPGEFEEFVKEWVPTQGAKYDLIERQGGAGDHGIDVAGFLTQAKLEGEWHNYQCKQYKRDLSWTTAAQEMRKMFVAAAAGHFTIPSRYVFVALTFAASLKRLISKPSECRAKFLEELSTTRDKLVTKLDDDERRKVEELAEGTDFGMFSCIDLDQVLEEHMTTPHWLARFPHVPPANGPIKLTPPERPRHDEARYVQRLVDVYRERFPDKINTLEQVEDVAEAKGHLLRQRVAFFAAESVRVFARDSTTPEYFDQVKEDVYTIVVEESERSHPNGWERHAAVMICAGTVEVTETILKPYVGPQVRKGVCHHLANDNHLIWCREGEQ
- a CDS encoding ABC-three component system middle component 2, with amino-acid sequence MRALVLLAESHPQPLDLTQLAALDYLVLHSGEFDGPHSLHPDLPAQEGELGRKRELLEQGLLVLIRAGLADLVSSDDGLMYAATENGPTFIEVLEAPYVASLRERAEWALHHCASPAHARSVTHQIINRAATGSASEGAGHG